acgttacaacatATATAACGGACTCACCAGGTCTctatgtaatatgatataacATATATAACAGACTCACCAGGTCTctatgtaatatgatataacATATATAACAGACTCACCAGGTCTCGatgtaatatgatataccaGACTCACCAGGTCTcgatgaaatatgatataccagaCTCACCAGGTCTCTATGTAATATCCAGTTAGCATGCAGGTAGTGGATACCGTCTAGAATCTGGTATAACAGGGACTTGACCATCTGTCTGGGGATTGGAACAGGCTTCTTGTTGGCTTTGGATGCTCTGTGCCATTTTATAATGTGCTGGAATGTTAAAAAATACGTACATTCAGAAGTCTGCATCCTGACAGCAAATGATACAACTTAAGGGTATTCAGGTTTGAAAGTCTCTGGCCGTAGGAATAAAACTGAACTTTCCTCTCCAATTGTCTGATCAACTAAGCAGACTGACTGATAAATGTATGAGCTataaatatactagtatataaatgtacatggaTGCTAACACATATACATGTGCCTAATTCAAGAAATGCATCATaatacttttagttttacagagGGCAATTGGATCTATGCCAACTGTATTGTTAAATCGTACTTTCTCTGGTAAATCGCTACACTGCAGTACTTACCCAAAGGTCATGTTACTTACCCACAGGTCGTGTTACTTACCCACAGGTCATGTTACTTACCCACAGGTCATGTTACTTACCCACAGGTCGTGTTACTTACCCACAGGTCATGTTACTTACCCACAGGTCGTGTTACTTACCCACAGGTCGTGTTCTGCAAAGTCAAACAGAAGCCAGACTTTTCTGTCGGAGTGAGACAGGAAAACTCTGTGCAGGGTGATCACATTCGGGTGCTTCAGCTCTCTCAGCAGCTGCCAATAACAGGAAACAGCCTTACAGTCAGTCCTGTACTTCACACCTAACAGCCTTACAGTCACTCCTGTACTTCACACCTAACAGCCTTACAGTCACTCCTGTACTTCACAACTAAATGTGTACAGCCTTACAGTCACTCCTGTACTTCACACCTTACAGTCACTCCTGTACTTCACACCTAACAGTCACTCCTGTACTTCACACCTAACAGCCTTACAGTCACTCCTGTACTTCACAACTAAATGTGTACAGCCTTACAGTCACTCCTGTACTTCACACCTAAATGTGTACATTTCTATATGTATCTACTCTACCCTAGATAACAGGAAACAGCCTTACAGTCACTCCTGTACTTCACACCTAAATGTGAACATTTCTATATGTATCTACTCTACCCTAGATATCAGGAAACAGCCTTACAGTCACTCCTGTACTTCACACCTAAATGTGAACATTTCTATATGTATCTACTCTACCCTAGATATCAGGAAACAGCCTTACAGTCACTCCTGTACTTCACACCTAAATGTGAACATTTCTATATGTATCTACTCTACCctagatctctctctctccgtcagtctatacagactatgacactttTCTACATGTGCAGTAAATATTGATCTCAGCCTGAGGCTTCCCAGATAATGTACACCAGTAACGCAAGTCTTACATtgttacaatacaaaacaatcaaCACAAGACTGTCCAAACTACTTTCACGGGGCGCGTTAACATTTTACCAGCATCTTTCTATAGACAACAGATCCTACTTACAGCAATTTCCCGACATGCTGACATGGATATGCCGGTGCCTTCTATCTGTTTCAGTGCATATTCTTTGTCGTCTGACCTGTGGACATGGCAATAAAGTACTAGAGTTGAGTATTAGCTGGCTTGcaaatgttaacagtataatAATAACAGGTTTGCGTTTCAGCACAACTTCATGGATCAAAACTGTATTCTGCAACCTTGGCTGAAACTTAGTGCAAGCATAATTTGCCCGGAAACAATATGGCGCCTGCATGACGTCAGTCTATTGCCTGCCTTCCAAACCAATACAGGtttgctagtacatgtagttaacataTCACCATGACATCAAGAAATTTACAGAAAACGGACCGGTCCAAGACTAACGAATGAAAACTCACCCGTCTTTTCTCTTTGCCTTGTACACATGTCCGTACGTTCCGCGGCCGACTTTGCAGCCTTCGTAGTCAAAAAGGTCCTCCACTTTCTCCCGTTGGGCGGCCGTTTTCAGCTTGAACTCGTAGTCCATAGCTATCCCGCTGCGTCACAAACACCCAAGGAACCCTAATAGAATGTAAATCTCCAACAAAAGCGGCACTGCGTCCTGTAAAGTAAGTACTCATGTGAAataaaaatggacaaaatgtaagaaattttCATCCAAAGGGCGCCATTTTGGTCTCCCATTCACTGACGTCATGACTTTGCGATACGTCGTAAAATCGAGATGGAAGACCAAAAATGCGCATTTTCAGCACCAAATCGGAAACATGACCTCATGTGATGTTAACGCGATAGATATAAAGATATTTCATGACACTATTGATCTCAAAGTCATTGAGCATCATTTGTTAACACAGTGTCGCGAAAGGCCGGCGATTACATTTACagtggacaaacgtaaacaaaagattttaagattttatgaCCAGTATATAATTCTGTATTcagcaaaaaaatatatttctttttctaATTTTATTGCTTTTGTACTTCTATCTAACTATGATGAAAGAAAAGGTTTTTATTCAAATCTAATTCAAAGGGAAAACCATCCCTACAAGTaaatttggaatagtccatattgCCGTAAACCGTTCTGATCTCGTCCGTCCGAAGGCAGACGGTACCCTCGTCACTTGTGCTGCTGTATGGCGTTTGTCCGCACGGATTCGTACCGAGCTGCAGGGATCGCGTGCCTCAGGCCCTCCATCTACTTTGTGGACGATGGCTAGCAACAACCATTTCTTCGAAGGCGCTGAGAAGCTGCTGGAGGTGTGGTTCCTTCGCACCGAGCCGGGCCAGAACCTCCGACACATCGCCAGGTAAGTTCCCGTACCGAGCCGGGCCAGGACCTCCGACACATCGCCAGGTAAGTTCCCGTACCGAGCCGGGCCAGGATCTCCGACACATCGCCAGGTAAGTTCCCGTACCGAGCCGGGCCAGGATCTCCGACACATCGCCAGGTAAGTTCCCGTACCGAGCCGGGCCAGGACCTCCGACACATCGCCAGGTAAGTTCCCGTACCGAGCCGGGCCAGGACCTCCGACACATCGCCAGGTAAGTTCCCGTACCGAGCCGGGCCAGGATCTCCGACACATCGCCAGGTAAAACGCCTCACCTtcatacctgcataccatcACGAGAGTGCTGGGGTCTCAGAGCTGCTGGATCGTGTTTACATGGTGATCATTGTTGGGCAGGATGTTCTGTCAATAAGAATATTCTGGCACTactgacaggatgttcctgtcatgAGATTATTCTGGCACTACTGACAGGATaatttcctgtcaataagaatatTCTGGCACTACTGACAGggtgttcctgtcaataagaatatTCTCGCACTACTGACAGGATGTTTATGATCATCTTTATGAGAATAGGCATTGTCTCATATACACACACTACTACTGTATATTCTATTCTACATCTGCATGACATGATTTGGACATGAGAAAGTAACAAACTGGTCCTTCAATGGGAAATTCTGCATGATTTACCCACACCCCCTCACTCAGTCTTGTGACAACAAGGAGATGCCAGCATGGCATGTACTAGTAATGTAGTGTAAATGATATAATGAAAGAAGCTACTCCCACAGCAATTGGAAATAATAAATTGTGTACAGTAGTTAAATATTCTAGCTTAGAGAccaaagtgcaaagttttgTAAAGATCATTTGTTATTCGTCACCTTAACTTTAAAGGCATTTGTGTAGAAGTTTATTGAAGTTGATCCTCCTGCCTCTGCCACAGGGAGGACTGGGAAGAGGTTCTGAAGACGGTTCGCTGCCAGATCATCAGCACAATTAAGAACGACAGCCAAGATGCCTATCTCCTCAGGTCGGTGAAATAAGTgtcaagaaaatacaacatgtacactTAGTGGTATGCAATATGGACGACTGGAGAATCCTGGAGTTGCATTTAAGTTGCAAACTGATGTACTACaatatgaaagttcatctgtgttggtaaaagtcattcttgagctagtttaactgtaatatccaacacaaaaatttgacccttccaaattttcgactgaacagcaccagtctttgtcaaggaatgaccaatccactgctgtcgtgacgtgcACATAATGTACACCAATgtgttgtaaaaaaaacccatgtacaatgtacacaaatgTGTTGTAAGTACAAGTAAATTAACACCATGTACAACAAATATGTTTTTACAGTGAGAGCAGCATGTTTGTGTCTGACCGCCGGTTCATCCTGAAGACTTGTGGAACAACTCTGCTCCATAATGCCCTTCCCCTCATGCTGGAGCTGGCCAAGCAGAAGTGTGGCTTCCACACAGTAGAGGTACTACAGCATTTAGTATGATGTACCACACTGTGGAGGTACTACTACAGCATTTAGTATGATGTACCACACTTTAGAGGTACTACAGCATTTAGTATGATGTATCACACTTTAGAGGTACTACATTTCAGTATGATGTACCACACTGTAGAGGTACTACATTTCAGTATGATTTCTCTGTCGCGGAGATAGAAACGGNNNNNNNNNNNNNNNNNNNNNNNNNNNNNNNNNNNNNNNNNNNNNNNNNNNNNNNNNNNNNNNNNNNNNNNNNNNNNNNNNNNNNNNNNNNNNNNNNNNNNNNNNNNNNNNNNNNNNNNNNNNNNNNNNNNNNNNNNNNNNNNNNNNNNNNNNNNNNNNNNNNNNNNNNNNNNNNNNNNNNNNNNNNNNNNNNNNNNNNNNNNNNNNNNNNNNNNNNNNNNNNNNNNNNNNNNNNNNNNNNNNNNNNNNNNNNNNNNNNNNNNNNNNNNNNNNNNNNNNNNNNNNNNNNNNNNNNNNNNNNNNNNNNNNNNNNNNNNNNNNNNNNNNNNNNNNNNNNNNNNNNNNNNNNNNNNNNNNNNNNNNNNNNNNNNNNNNNNNNNNNNNNNNNNNNNNNNNNNNNNNNNNNNNNNNNNNNNNNNATGGCACAtacaggacatcttctattcACCCTtatgttgttattgcacctacaggacatcttctattctccctcatgttgttattgcacctacaggacatcttctattccctcatgttgttattgcacctacaggacatcttctatcccctcatgttgttattgcacctacaggacatcttctattctccctcatgttgttattgcacctacaggacatcttctattccctcatgttgttattgcacctacaggacatcttctattctccctcatgttgttattgcacctacaggacatcttctattccctcatgttgttattgcacctacaggacatGTTCTATTCtccctcatgttgttattgcacctacaggacatGTTCTATTCtccctcatgttgttattgcacctacaggacatcttctcttctccctcatgttgttattgcacctacaggacatcttctattctccctcatgttgttattgcacctacaggacatcttctattctccctcatgttgttattgcacctacaggacatcttctattctcactcatgttgttattgcacctacaggacatcttctattccctcatgttgttattgcacctacaggacatcttctattctccctcatgttgttattgcacctacaggacatcttctattccctcatgttgttattgcacctacaggacatcttctattctcactcatgttgttattgcacctacaggacatcttctattctccctcatgttgttattgcacctacaggacatcttctattccctcatgttgttattgcacctacaggacatcttctattctccctcatgttgttattgcacctacaggacatcttctattctccctcatgttgttattgcacctacaggacatcttctattccctcatgttgttattgcacctacaggacatcttctattctccctcatgttgttattgcacctacaggacatcttctattcCCTCATGTTGTttattgcacctacaggacatcttctattcTCCCTCATGTTGTTATCGCACATACAGGACATTTTCTATtccctcatgttgttattgcacctacaggacatTTTTTATTCtccctcatgttgttattgcacctacaggacatcttctattccctcatgttgttattgcacctacaggacatcttctattctccctcatgttgttattgcacctacaggacatcttctattccctcatgttgttattgcacctacaggacatcttTTATTCtccctcatgttgttattgcacctacaggacatTTTCTATTCtccctcatgttgttattgcaccttcaggacatcttctattccctcatgttgttattgcacctacaggacatcttctattctccctcatgttgttattgcacctacaggacatcttctattccctcatgttgttattgcacctacaggacatcttctattccctcatgttgttattgcacctacaggacatcttctattctccctcatgttgttattgcacctacaggacatGTTCTACTCCCTtatgttgttattgcacctacaggacatcttctattcCCTCATGTTGTttattgcacctacaggacatcttctattctccctcatgttgttattgcacctacaggacatTTTCTATTCtccctcatgttgttattgcaccttcaggacatcttctattccctcatgttgttattgcacctacaggacatcttctattccctcatgttgttattgcacctacaggacatcttctactctccctcatgttgttattgcacctacaggacatcttctattccctcatgttgttattgcacctacaggacatcttctattctcactcatgttgttattgcacctacaggacatcttctactccctcatgttgttattgcacctacaggacatcttctattcCCTTATGTTGTttattgcacctacaggacatcttctattctccctcatgttgttattgcacctacaggacatcttctaCTCCCGTAAGAACTTCATGCGGCCGGAGCTGCAACACAACATGCACCGCAGCTTCGAGGAGGAGGTCATCATCCTGGAGAAGCTGTTCCAAGGTACGGTAGATACGTCATCCTGGAGAAGCTGTTCCAAGGTAAGGTGGAGTCATGGAGGTTCTAGAACCAGACTTTTGTCTCACAGGAGTAATTCTTTTGTATGTTTGCATcatttgttgttgatgttgtctgTTGCAGATGGGGCAGCTTACTGCCTAAGCACTGGATGTTGAAgttgttgtttgttgatgttgttcttgttgatgtttttgttgatttttgttgttgttgacaatgttgttgtttgttgcagATGGGGTGGCGTACTGCCTGGGCaggatgtttgttgttgttgttgatgttgatgttgttgttgatgtttgttgatgttgtttattgtttgttgcagACGGGGCGGCGTACTGCCTAGGCaggatgtttgttgttgttgatgttgttgttgatgtttgttgatgttgtttattgtttgttgcagACGGGGCGGCATACTGCCTAGGCaggatgtttgttgttgttgttgttgttgttgatgtttgttgatgttgtttattgtttgttgcagACGGAGCGGCGTACTGCCTAGGCaggatgtttgttgttgttgatgttgttgttgatgtttgttgatgttgtttattgtttgttgcagACGGGGCGGCATACTGCCTGGGCaggatgtttgttgttgttgttgttgttgatgtttgttgatgttgtttatgttgatgttgtttgttgcaGACGGGGCGGCATACTGCCTAGGCaggatgtttgttgttgttgttgttgttgatgttgttgttgttgatgtttgttgatgttgtttattgtttgttgcagACGGGGCGGCGTACTGCCTAGGCaggatgtttgttgttgttgttgttgttgatgttgttgttgttgatgtttgttgatgttgtttattgtttgttgcagACGGGGCGGCGTACTGCCTAGGCaggatgtttgttgttgttgatgtttttttgttgttgttgactatgttgttgtttgttgcagATTGAGTAGCATACTGCCTGGACaggatgtttgtttttgtttgtgttgtttttgttgatgcTGTTTGGttttcttgatgttgtttgtttgtttttgttgatgtatgtttattgtttgttgcagACGGGGCAGCGTACTGCCTGGGCAGGatgtttgttgttgatgttgttgttgatgttgttgttgatgttgtttattgtttgttgcagACGGGGCGGCGTACTGCCTGGGCAGGATGAACGGAGACTGCTGGTAAGAGGATTACCCAGAATCCCTCCCCAGAAAGCCGTTATCNNNNNNNNNNNNNNNNNNNNNNNNNNNNNNNNNNNNNNNNNNNNNNNNNNNNNNNNNNNNNNNNNNNNNNNNNNNNNNNNNNNNNNNNNNNNNNNNNNNNCCTTCTGCAGGTATCTGTACACACCCTGATACagtaacctgatacatgtaacatgatatCTGCAGGTATCTGTACACAACCAACAACCCTGACAGCAGCAAGCCGGGCCAGGCAGAGCCGGACCAGACTCTGGAGATATCCTTTTACATGGGCGAGCTTTAATGTTACAGACCAACCTTTTACATGGGCAAGCTTTAACTGTTACAGACCCAACTTTTACATGGGCAAGCTTTAACTGTTACAGACCCAACTTTTACATGGGCAAGCTTTAACTGTTACAGACCCAACTTTTACATGGGCAAGCTTTAACTGTTACAGACCCAGCTTTTACATGGGCTAGCTTTAACTGTTACAGACCCAACTCTGGAGATATCCTTTTACATGGGCAAGCTTTAACGTTACAGAGGTCCTCACCTTTCAAAGATATCATGCTTTACAATAACTGAATAAGATAAATGATAGAATGCAGATATCTGGTAGAAGTCTAGTGTGAGTACTTGGTGTGTAGATCTGTCTGTACAGACTTGTAACTACCGTCACCAAGTTTTCAGTGTCGTTTATTCGTCTGTGGACAGGTCAACCCCAGATTCTGTGGTTTTGaacacaaaggtcaagttcaacaatgggttccctagcagctttctagggtactgcagcagaatttccagTATTGATATGTCATGTTCTAGACTTGCTGTGaatgagtggtagatagctcctTGAGCAGAGTGTAAGCGGTGCTGCTGTAGCTCCTTTAGTTGGAACCGCAGGCCGAATCTGTGTCTCCTGCCCTTTGTTGGAACCCGAATCTGTTTCTCCAGCCCTGTGTTGGAACCGCAGGCCGAATCTGTTTCTCCAGCCCTTTGTTGGAACCGCAGGCCGAATCTGTTTCTCCTGCCCTTTGTTGGAACCCGAATCTGTTTCTCCAGCCCTGTGTTGGAACCGCAGGCCGAATCTGTTTCTCCAGCCCTTTGTTGGAACCGCAAGCCGAATCTGTTTCTCCTGCCCTTTGTTGGAACCCGAATCTGTTTCTCCAGCCCTGTGTTGGAACCGCAGGCCGAATCTGTTTCTCCAGCCCTTTGTTGGAACCGCAGGCCGAATATGTTTCTCCAGCCTTTTGTTGGAACCCGAATCTGTGTCTCCTGCCCTTTGTTGGAACCGCAGGCCGAATCTGTTTCTCCTGCCCTTTGTTGGAACCGCAAGCCGAATCTGTTTCTCCTGCCCTTTGTTGGAACCCGAATCTGTTTCTCCAGCCCTGTGTTGGAACCGCAGGCCGAATCTGTGTCTCCAGCCTTTTGTTGGAACCGCAGGCCGAATATGTTTCTCCAGCCTTTTGTTGGAACCCGAATCTGTTTCTCCAGCCCTTTGTTGGAACCGCAAGCCGAATCTGTTTCTCCTGCCCTTTGTTGGAACCCGAATCTGTTTCTCCAGCCCTGTGTTGGAACCGCAGGCCGAATCTGTGTCTCCAGCCTTTTGTTGGAACCGCAGGCCGAATCTGTGTCTCCAGCCTTTTGTTGGAACCGCAGGCCGAATCTGTGTCTCCAGCCCTTTGTTGGAACCCGAATCTGTTTCTCCAGCCCTTCCTTAACCCTCCCACATCCTGATGATGGACCGGGAGCCGGAAGGCATGAAACTGTTCCCCAAGATCAGCATCGATCCTGCCGAGATCGCAAAGGTACGGCTGNNNNNNNNNNNNNNNNNNNNNNNNNNNNNNNNNNNNNNNNNNNNNNNNNNNNNNNNNNNNNNNNNNNNNNNNNNNNNNNNNNNNNNNNNNNNNNNNNNNNNNNNNNNNNNNNNNNNNNNNNNNNNNNNNNNNNNNNNNNNNNNNNNNNNNNNNNNNNNNNNNNNNNNNNNNNNNNNNNNNNNNNNNNNNNNNNNNNNNNNNNNNNNNNNNNNNNNNNNNNNNNNNNNNNNNNNNNNNNNNNNNNNNNNNNNNNNNNNNNNNNNNNNNNNN
This genomic window from Branchiostoma floridae strain S238N-H82 unplaced genomic scaffold, Bfl_VNyyK Sc7u5tJ_1489, whole genome shotgun sequence contains:
- the LOC118407824 gene encoding S-adenosylmethionine decarboxylase proenzyme-like isoform X1, with protein sequence MASNNHFFEGAEKLLEVWFLRTEPGQNLRHIAREDWEEVLKTVRCQIISTIKNDSQDAYLLSESSMFVSDRRFILKTCGTTLLHNALPLMLELAKQKCGFHTVEDIFYSRKNFMRPELQHNMHRSFEEEVIILEKLFQDGAAYCLGRMNGDCWYLYTTNNPDSSKPGQAEPDQTLEILMMDREPEGMKLFPKISIDPAEIAKISGIADLEPGTLIDDFLFEPCGYSMNGLLPDGAYMNIHVTPEKDFSYASFETNVSKKSYADLVKRVLNVFKPGRFVMTLFANMESQMFSALEKGGSGDRAKLTSEVYPGDSTFEDKISDFQRQDWQASKFSNYYLTFCNYAKVKAKPS
- the LOC118407824 gene encoding S-adenosylmethionine decarboxylase proenzyme-like isoform X2; amino-acid sequence: MASNNHFFEGAEKLLEVWFLRTEPGQNLRHIAREDWEEVLKTVRCQIISTIKNDSQDAYLLSESSMFVSDRRFILKTCGTTLLHNALPLMLELAKQKCGFHTVEDIFYSRKNFMRPELQHNMHRSFEEEVIILEKLFQDGAAYCLGRMNGDCWYLYTTNNPDSSKPGQAEPDQTLEILMMDREPEGMKLFPKISIDPAEIAKISGIADLEPGTLIDDFLFEPCGYSMNGLLPDGAYMNIHVTPEKDFSYASFETNVSKKSYADLVKRVLNVFKPGRFVMTLFANMTSEVYPGDSTFEDKISDFQRQDWQASKFSNYYLTFCNYAKVKAKPS